A segment of the Actinomyces sp. oral taxon 171 str. F0337 genome:
CTGACTCGTAGTCGGCAGCCAAGGAATCAAGCTGCTCATCAGTCACCCCGAAGGCGGCGTTCATCTGATCGCGGTTCATGATCTCCTCCTGCTCATCGGCGCAGCAGGAGCGAGTCCCAGCCCGGTAGCACCTCCGGCAGGCCTGCGTGTCCGGAGCCGGGCTGGACGTCCGGGTCGCCGGCGCGCAGGACCTGCTCGGCACCGCTCCACTCCCCCGGCTCCAGGCCCTCGGCCGCGAGCGTGACCAGCAGACCGCCTTCACCGACCAGGGGCAGGTCCTCGCGGGCGCACTGGGCGATGAGCAGGAGATGCTCGACGCCACTGCCCTCCGTCTCGGGGGCGCGCCACTGGCGCAGGATGACCCAGGCGGTGGGGTGGTCGGCCGCCAGGAGCCGGAAGGTCCCCAGGGCGAAGGCGTCGTCGTCGTGCCGCAGGGCGATGAGGTGGCGGTAGTGCTCGAAGACGCTGCCGGGTACTCCCACCTGGGCGGCGGCGTTGACGGTGCCGTGGTCGGGGGCCAGGGCGATCCAGGGCTCGCCGGTGGTGAACCCGGCCTTCTCGCTGCTGTCCCAGTGGACGGGGGTGCGGGCGTTGTCCCGGGAGACGGGGGCGATACCGGCCAGGACAGCGGCCGGGTCGTCGCCGGCGTGCACGCGCTCGTGGAAGTGATTGACGGACTCCAGGTCCCGGTAGTCCTCGATGCCACGGAAGACCGTGTTGGCCATGCCGAGCTCCTCGCCCTGGTAGATGTAGGGGGTGCCGCGGTGGGTGTGGAGGATCGTGGCGAGGGTCTTGGCCGAGCGGACGCGCCAGGCGGGGTCGTCGTCGCCGAAGCGGGAGACGGCGCGGGGCTGGTCGTGGTTGTCCCAGTAGGTGGAGTTCCAGCCCTTCTCCTGGCTCACGGCGCCGGATGGATCGGTGGCGGGGGCGAGGGCGGCCTGCCAGTGGGCCAGGTTCTGCTTGAGGGTGACGAGGTCGAGGGGTTGTGGGTCGAACTTGCCTCCGGGTCCGTCGGTGAGGCTGACGTGCTCGAACTGGAAGACCATGTCGAGCTCGCCTCGGGCCGGGTCGGTGTAGAGGGCGGCCTCGCTTCGCGTGGCCCCGGGCATCTCGCCAACGGTGAGGACGTGTCCGGGCCGCGGCGCGAGGACCTGCTGGTTCATCTCGTGGAGGAACTCGTGGATGCGGGGGCCGTTGGCGACGGCGGCGAAGGCGTCGCCGTAGAGGTCGCCCTCGCCCTGGGGCGCGTCGGTGAGCGGGTAGGTCTTGGAGATGAGGTTGATGACGTCCATGCGGAAGCCGTCGACGCCGCGGTCCAGCCACCAGGTCATCATCTCGTGGATGGCGCGGCGCATCTGCGGGTTCTCCCAGTTGAGGTCAGGCTGCTTGGGTGAGAAGAGGTGCAGGTAGAACTCCTGGGTGCCCTCGTCCCAGGCCCAGGCCGGTCCGGAGAAGGCCGAGCCCCAGTTGGTGGGTTCGGTGCCCGGCTGCCCGGGGGCGAGCCCGTCGACCTGCCTGGCGGGACGCCAGATGTACCAGTCTCGCTTGGGGTTGTCCGTCGAGGAGCGGCTGGCGGTGAACCAGGGGTGCTCGTCGCTGGTGTGGTTGACGACGAGGTCCATGACAAGTCGCATGCCGCGGGTGTGCAGTCCCTCGATGAGGGCGTCGAGGTCGGCCAGGGATCCGAAGAGGGGGTCGATGTCCTGATAGTCGGAGATGTCGTAGCCGTTGTCGTCCTGAGGGGAGCGGTAGACGGGGCTGAGCCACACGACGTCGACCCCGAGCTCGTCGAGGTGGTCCAGGCGGCTGGTCAGGCCGGGGACGTCGCCGATCCCGTCGCCGTCGGAGTCGGCGAAGGAGCGGGGGTAGACCTGGTAGACGACGGCGTGGCGCCACCAATCCGGATCGTCGCCGACGTGGTGGGCGGAGACGACCAGGGGTGCGGGAGAGGTCATGGGCGATTTCCTTCCTACCGGCCGGGGAAGATCCGAGGGAAATCCAGGAGAAGCAGGGTCGGACAGGGTGCTTGAGGGCCTGCCCCTGCTGCACCGCCAAGGACTGACGGAGCCTCGAGGATCGGTACCGATTGTGTCAGAACACTCCTGGGACCAGGGCCGATTAAGATGAGTTCTCGCGCCTTGGCCAGGGCGCTGCCTCTCCCGCCGCTCCCTGCGACGACTCCTGCTTTGAAAGGCCGACCGTTGGTTTCTCCTCTCCGCGATGCCCCTGACACTCCGCGTCCAGCCGCCGCCCGCCCTGAGGCGGTCATTGCCGGGACCTCGTCGGAGGAGTCCCGCTACCGGTTCACGGTGCTCACCTCTCGGCTCATCCGCATGGAGCACTCCCCCACGGGCGTCTTCACCGACGCCGCCACCCAGCTGGTCGTCAGCCGCGACCTGGGTGAGACGCCGTCGTTCCGGGTGGTGCATGGTCAGGACCGTCTGGAGATCATCACCGAGCACCTGCACCTGACCCACGTGCCCTCCCTGGGCTTCTCCCCGTCCGGGCTCAGCGTCAGGCTGCGCTCGACGGCACTCCACGCCCACGGCGGCACCTGGCACCACGGCGACGTGTGGGATCCGGACGAGACCTTCCCGACGAACCTGGGCGGCACCACCCGCACCCTGGATGAGGCCGACGGCGCCGTCGCCCTCGGTCCGGGTCTGCTGAGCCTCAACGGCATCACCGCCCTGGACGACTCGGCCTCGCTGCTGCTCACCCAGGACGAGTGGGTCCAGCCCCGTGAACCCGGCAACCGCCTGGCCGACGGGGCGCAGGACCTCTATGTCTTCGGCTACGGCCAGGACTACCAGGAGGCTCTGCGGGACTTCTTCCGCCTCACCGGGCCGAGCCCCCTCATCCCGCGGGCGCTGCTGGGCAACTGGTGGAGCCGCTACCACCCCTACAGCGACCAGGAGTACCTGGCGCTCATGGACCGCTTCGCCGCCGAGGAGCTGCCCTTCTCCGTGGCCGTCATCGACATGGACTGGCACGTCACCGACATCGACCCGGCGATCGGCACGGGCTGGACCGGCTACACCTGGAACCGGGAGCTGTTCCCCGACCCGGCGGCGTTCCTGGCCCGCCTGCACGAGCGGGGCATGCTCACCACGCTCAACGTGCACCCGGCCCAGGGGGTGCGGCGCCATGAGGGAGCCTACGAGGAGGTCTGCGCCGACCTGGGCCTGGATGCGAGCACCGGGGAGGACGTGCCCTTCAACATCGCCGACCGTGACTTCGTGGGCTCCTACCTCTCGCGCCTCCACCGTCCCCTGGAGGACGAGGGCGTGGACTTCTGGTGGCTGGACTGGCAGCAGGGCGGCTCCACGACGGTCCCCGGCCTGGACCCGCTGTGGATGCTCAACCACGTCCACTACCTCGACTCGGGCCGCGAGCGCCCGACGGCCGGCGGAGGCGTGGAGCGTCGCCGCCCAGTGACCTTCTCGCGCTTCGCCGACGCCTCGAGCCACCGCACCCCGGTGGGCTTCTCCGGGGACACGATCATCAGCTGGGACTCTCTGCGCTTTCAGCCCCGGTTCACGGCCACGGCCGCCAACATCGGCTACTTCTGGTGGTCCAACGACATCGGCGGGCACATGATGGGCGGCAGCGACGACGCGATGGCAGCCCGCTGGTTCCAGCTGGGCTGCTTCTCCCCCATCAACCGCCTGCACTCGTCGAACTCGGGCTTCACCTCCAAGGAGCCCTGGCGCTACTCGCGTGACGCCCGCGCCACGATGGAGGCGTACCTGCGGCTGCGTCACCGACTGGTGCCCTACCTGTACACGTGGGCGCGCCGCTCGGTGGGTGAGGGCATCGGGCCGGTGCGCCCGGTCTACCACGACCACCCGCGCGAGCTGGCCGCCTACGAGCACCAGGGCAGCTTCTGCTTTGGGGACCTGCTGGTGGTGCCCTTCACCTCCCGGCTCGATGAGGCCACCGGCCTGGGTCGGGAGCTGACCTGGCTGCCCGACGGCGTCTGGTACGACCTGCCCACGGGGCGCCGCTATGAGGCCACGACCGGCGGGCGCGGGCGCATGCTGAGCCTGTCGCGCCCCCTGGACCGGATCGGGGTGCTGGCCCGGGCGGGCTCAGTGATCCCCCTGGCCGGGAACCTGACGGAGGCGGCCGGGGACAATCCGCGCGAGCTGGAGATCGTCGTCGTGCCCGGTGGCTCGGGGAGCTTCACCCTGGAGGAGGACGACGGCTCGGCCCAGCCCGGGGAGGACCGCATCGCCCGCACCCACATGGCGCTGACCTGGCCGGAGGCCGAGGACGGCGCCGACGTGGTGCTGCGCATCCGCCTGGAGGGGGCGGCCGAGGTCGTGCCGGCCTCGCGACTGGTGACGGTGCGGCTTCTGGCCGGCCAGGTGGCCGGCGCCTGGCTGGGGGTGGGTGAGCGTGCGCGCCGGCTGGCCACCGAGGAGGTCAGTGGGGACGGCTTCACCCTGGGGGCCGGGACGCTGGTGCACCTGGAGGAGCTGAGCCGCCAGGAGCTCATCGACGGCGTCCAGCTGGTCCTTCGCGGCACCGAGCACTCCCCTGCCGACTGGCGGGCCGAGGTCCACGCGATCCTGGATGCCGCGCGGGTGGAGTACCTGGCCAAGGACCTGGCCTGGGACGCGGTGCAGCGGGGTCTGAGCGGAACCGCCCTGCTGGGTGAGCTCGAGGCCCTGGGCCTTCCGGAGACGCTGCGGGCGGCCGTGGCCGAGGTGCTCCCCCACTCCTGAACAGGCTCCGAGCACCGGATCCGGCGGGTCGGCTCGAACGGACCGACGGGCGCATCGGGCCGCCGCTAGGCTGCTGGGTATGAGTGAGAGTCCCGCCCCGCGCTTCCCGGAGGCCGAGCCCTACTTCGTGGGCGACAAGCGCACCAACCGCGAGCGCATGCTCGCCGGTGACTGGTACGTCGCCGACGACCCGGACAACGCCAGGATCGCCGCCCACGCCCGCAAGATGCTCCACCGCTTCGAGCGGGCCTTCGCCGAGGGCGAGGAGGACTGCTGGGACCTGCTGCGCTCAGCGATCCCGGGGCTGGGCGACCAGGCTCGTCTGCTGCCGCCGGTGCGCGTGGACTACGGGGACAACATCACCGTGGGTGAGGGGACCTTCGTCAACTACGGGCTCGTGGCCCTCGACGTCGCCCGGATCAGTATCGGTGCGCACTGCCAGATCGGTCCGAACGTCCAGCTGCTCACGCCGGTCCACCCCCTGGAGCCGACGCCGCGCGCCTGCTCCCTGGAGGCGGCCGACCCCATCACGATCGGGGACAACGTGTGGCTGGGCGGCGGGGTCATTGTCTGCCCCGGCGTGACCATCGGGGACAACTGCGTCATCGGCGCGGGCTCAGTGGTCACCAAGGACGTTCCCGCAGGCAGCCTGGCGGTGGGCAACCCGGCCCGGGTCCTACGTCAGCTCGATGACTCCACCTTCGGCCCCCGCCACCAGCACCTGCCTGAGGAGACGCCGCAATGAACCCTGAAGCCTTCTCCGACCTGGCCGCTTCCCGGCACTCCGTGCGGGACTTCCGGGCCGATCCTGTACCGCCTGAGGTCATTGAGGAGATCCTGGAGGATGCGCGCCAGGCACCGAGCTGGTCGAACACGCGCCCCTTCATGGTGGCCCTGGCCACCGGTGAGCAGGCGGACCGCCTGCGCGCGGCCTACGTCAAGGAGTTCGATGCCACCCTCCCCGTCCAGCACAAGGAGCGGGGGGCGATGGCCCGTCTGGCCTTGAGCGGCAAGGCTCCCGACGGCGACTACTCGACCTGGGCGCCCTACCCCGCGGACCTGCTGCCCCACTCCCAGGCGGTCGGTGGCCGGCTGTACGCGCACATGGGCATCGCCCGCAAGGACCGTGAGGCCCGTGACGCGGCCGCCCGCCGCAACTGTGAGGCCTTCGGCGCCCCGGTCATCGGTTTCGTCCTGGTCCACCAGGGCCTCATGCCCTTCGCCGCGCTCGACGCCGGGATCATGCTGCAGACCCTGTTCCTGTCCGCCAAGGCCCACGGCGTCGACTCCTGCCCCCTGGGGGTCCTGGCCACCTGGCGCCGCCCCTTCGACGCTGAGTTCGAGGCGCCGTCGGACTACCGTCTCATCACGGGCTTCGCTTTGGGTTACGCCTCCGGCGCCCCTGTCAACGACTTCCGGGCCGAGCGGCGCCCCGTGCGCCTGGTGCCCGCCCGCTCCTGACTCGGTCGTGACTCGGGCGACTACCGAAGTATCTGGAGTATCTGGGGCTGTCAGGCGCGATCCCGCGGAAGGTGAAGCAAGAGCAGAACCGTCAGATCTTGGTCACGGGGGCGTAGCGCAGGATGAGGCGCTTGGTGGCGGGGGCGCCGTCGATGACGAACTCGACGCGGGCGGTCAGGGATCGCCCCTTGCCCTCCAGGCCGACGACAGTACCCACCCCGTAGGAGTCGTGGCGCACCTGGTCGCCGGTCCTCAGCCCGGCGACGGCTGCGGGCAGGTCCTCCGAGGCGGCGCCGGCCGATGAGGGGGCGCTCTGCTTCCCGCGGGCCTCGAGGCGGGCGGAGGCGCGCTTGGCGGCCCGGTCCTGGGCGGTCT
Coding sequences within it:
- a CDS encoding alpha-glucosidase, which encodes MTSPAPLVVSAHHVGDDPDWWRHAVVYQVYPRSFADSDGDGIGDVPGLTSRLDHLDELGVDVVWLSPVYRSPQDDNGYDISDYQDIDPLFGSLADLDALIEGLHTRGMRLVMDLVVNHTSDEHPWFTASRSSTDNPKRDWYIWRPARQVDGLAPGQPGTEPTNWGSAFSGPAWAWDEGTQEFYLHLFSPKQPDLNWENPQMRRAIHEMMTWWLDRGVDGFRMDVINLISKTYPLTDAPQGEGDLYGDAFAAVANGPRIHEFLHEMNQQVLAPRPGHVLTVGEMPGATRSEAALYTDPARGELDMVFQFEHVSLTDGPGGKFDPQPLDLVTLKQNLAHWQAALAPATDPSGAVSQEKGWNSTYWDNHDQPRAVSRFGDDDPAWRVRSAKTLATILHTHRGTPYIYQGEELGMANTVFRGIEDYRDLESVNHFHERVHAGDDPAAVLAGIAPVSRDNARTPVHWDSSEKAGFTTGEPWIALAPDHGTVNAAAQVGVPGSVFEHYRHLIALRHDDDAFALGTFRLLAADHPTAWVILRQWRAPETEGSGVEHLLLIAQCAREDLPLVGEGGLLVTLAAEGLEPGEWSGAEQVLRAGDPDVQPGSGHAGLPEVLPGWDSLLLRR
- a CDS encoding TIM-barrel domain-containing protein codes for the protein MVSPLRDAPDTPRPAAARPEAVIAGTSSEESRYRFTVLTSRLIRMEHSPTGVFTDAATQLVVSRDLGETPSFRVVHGQDRLEIITEHLHLTHVPSLGFSPSGLSVRLRSTALHAHGGTWHHGDVWDPDETFPTNLGGTTRTLDEADGAVALGPGLLSLNGITALDDSASLLLTQDEWVQPREPGNRLADGAQDLYVFGYGQDYQEALRDFFRLTGPSPLIPRALLGNWWSRYHPYSDQEYLALMDRFAAEELPFSVAVIDMDWHVTDIDPAIGTGWTGYTWNRELFPDPAAFLARLHERGMLTTLNVHPAQGVRRHEGAYEEVCADLGLDASTGEDVPFNIADRDFVGSYLSRLHRPLEDEGVDFWWLDWQQGGSTTVPGLDPLWMLNHVHYLDSGRERPTAGGGVERRRPVTFSRFADASSHRTPVGFSGDTIISWDSLRFQPRFTATAANIGYFWWSNDIGGHMMGGSDDAMAARWFQLGCFSPINRLHSSNSGFTSKEPWRYSRDARATMEAYLRLRHRLVPYLYTWARRSVGEGIGPVRPVYHDHPRELAAYEHQGSFCFGDLLVVPFTSRLDEATGLGRELTWLPDGVWYDLPTGRRYEATTGGRGRMLSLSRPLDRIGVLARAGSVIPLAGNLTEAAGDNPRELEIVVVPGGSGSFTLEEDDGSAQPGEDRIARTHMALTWPEAEDGADVVLRIRLEGAAEVVPASRLVTVRLLAGQVAGAWLGVGERARRLATEEVSGDGFTLGAGTLVHLEELSRQELIDGVQLVLRGTEHSPADWRAEVHAILDAARVEYLAKDLAWDAVQRGLSGTALLGELEALGLPETLRAAVAEVLPHS
- a CDS encoding sugar O-acetyltransferase encodes the protein MSESPAPRFPEAEPYFVGDKRTNRERMLAGDWYVADDPDNARIAAHARKMLHRFERAFAEGEEDCWDLLRSAIPGLGDQARLLPPVRVDYGDNITVGEGTFVNYGLVALDVARISIGAHCQIGPNVQLLTPVHPLEPTPRACSLEAADPITIGDNVWLGGGVIVCPGVTIGDNCVIGAGSVVTKDVPAGSLAVGNPARVLRQLDDSTFGPRHQHLPEETPQ
- a CDS encoding nitroreductase — translated: MNPEAFSDLAASRHSVRDFRADPVPPEVIEEILEDARQAPSWSNTRPFMVALATGEQADRLRAAYVKEFDATLPVQHKERGAMARLALSGKAPDGDYSTWAPYPADLLPHSQAVGGRLYAHMGIARKDREARDAAARRNCEAFGAPVIGFVLVHQGLMPFAALDAGIMLQTLFLSAKAHGVDSCPLGVLATWRRPFDAEFEAPSDYRLITGFALGYASGAPVNDFRAERRPVRLVPARS